The following coding sequences are from one Dreissena polymorpha isolate Duluth1 chromosome 8, UMN_Dpol_1.0, whole genome shotgun sequence window:
- the LOC127840479 gene encoding putative nuclease HARBI1, with amino-acid sequence MNEWLDTYENLTNMEVVQRYRLDKNGIDRLNEEYVDRLSPRTLGQRNVSALEKILVTLRYFASGDFQINDGDIHKLSQPSVSRAVSQFTEILANRETMTRHISFPINMHDVTRVKADFQGMANFPNVVAVVDGTQVQIQAPNVNEEAYVNRMGYHSINTQVIFNGQDRLIDLVARWPGSTHDSRILRESGVFQLFERGHVAGENKNLLGDSGYPCKQWLLTPYLNPANAQQVKYNRYITRCF; translated from the exons ATGAATGAATGGCTCGATACGTATGAAAACCTCACAAACATGGAGGTTGTTCAACGATATCGTCTAGATAAGAATGGGATTGATCGGCTGAACGAGGAATACGTTGATCGCCTATCGCCAAGAACACTTGGCCAAAGAAATGTCTCTGCTTTAGAGAAAATACTTGTCACCCTACGCTATTTTGCGTCAGGTGACTTTCAAATTAATGACGGAGACATTCATAAATTGTCACAGCCATCCGTGTCAAGAGCTGTGTCACAATTCACAGAGATTCTGGCTAATAGGGAAACAATGACAAGACACATTTCATTCCCAATCAACATGCATGATGTAACGAGGGTGAAGGCGGACTTCCAAGGCATGGCCAACTTTCCCAATGTTGTTGCCGTGGTTGATGGCACGCAAGTCCAAATTCAAGCTCCGAATGTCAATGAGGAAGCTTATGTAAATAGAATGGGATATCATTCCATCAATACCCAG GTGATATTCAATGGTCAAGACAGACTAATTGACTTAGTTGCGAGGTGGCCAGGGTCAACGCATGACAGCCGGATTTTGAGGGAGAGTGGGGTTTTTCAATTGTTTGAGCGTGGGCATGTGGCTGGTGAGAACAAGAACCTGCTTGGGGACAGTGGCTATCCCTGCAAGCAGTGGTTGCTCACTCCCTATTTAAATCCAGCCAATGCCCAACAGGTGAAATACAACAGGTACATAACAAGGTGTTTTTAA